The DNA segment CATTTCTCTAAGTTGCTGAGTCAGCATTTTTTGGGTAATTCCCGGTAAGGCTCGCTGTAATTCCCCAAAGCGTTTGGTTTCTGAAATTAATTCTCTAATAATTAAAACTTTCCAGCGTCCGCCAATTACCTTTAATGTGGTTTCAACTTCGCAAGTGAGCCTACTGTCTGTTTTTGCTTCAGCTTTCATAAGTTAATTTTGAGTAAGGGAACACCAAAAAATTAATTACCCAAAAATTGTAGTCAGGGAAAGCGAGCGCTTAACCCACCATACATTTAAGGGATAATGGTGGGTTACGGACTATCGTCCTAACCCACCCTACAAATTGGGTATTTTATTCCTTGGAAGTTCCTAAGTACCGTACTTTTAAGTGCCTACTTTTTATATTAACTATACTTGATTTAATGTCTATTTAGTAAGTTTTTAGCAAATTAATCTTTAGGCTGTTTCCTACCCATACGTATGGAGGTTACAGCAGTTTTCATGTATTTAGACCACACTCTTGATTCCTCTGGTGCGCCTGGAGCGCCTGGTGCGTGTTAACGTAGCGGGGCGTAGCCCGACAAAAATGTGGTTCATTTACCCGAAAATCGCTGTAATGTTAAATTAGAACGAAGGGATTTGGCGGCATATTTAGCAATTGCAAATTTGCAAAAAGTAGCAGGAAGTCATCTACTAAGTTTTCAAATTTAGAGTAAAAGTAAGT comes from the Nodularia sp. NIES-3585 genome and includes:
- a CDS encoding helix-turn-helix domain-containing protein — its product is MKAEAKTDSRLTCEVETTLKVIGGRWKVLIIRELISETKRFGELQRALPGITQKMLTQQLREMEVDGIIHREVYAQIPPKVEYSLTNLGESLIPILYAMHKWAVEHFLEIND